A genome region from Perca fluviatilis chromosome 20, GENO_Pfluv_1.0, whole genome shotgun sequence includes the following:
- the ap5m1 gene encoding AP-5 complex subunit mu-1 — protein sequence MSVRALWIISHENKGENVSIRFTRRFATVEHRAKILAGSSYRAVPEDNTVLQLLLTELGLSESDKSYVALRDDCLHRQRLPALELRVDGPGKGFLWPVLVISHGPLTLACLPLVDVPAEPRPPLASLLSVSQGLTLLAGLQTFLLGSGGKPDSEGLASRLAMLPSVLLQVCPLGTPLDVPLLGAPATPTVPTPAGNQKQPAWKTGLHRGRAVVNVALIETVRSMQYGNRSRQDLWDVYGTVTCKCEVEGVLPNVTVTLTLPPNGSPLQDILVHPCVTSLDSSILTASSVDNCDGSAFSGPYKFPFSPPLEPFRLCSYTSQVPVPPILGSYQLREEENQLRVSVTLKLHESVKNSFEYCEAHLPFFNRDQMGVVDVKVSAGQLDVSKEKNLLVWGLGQKFPKCREVTMEGKISFSGPTPGPTDPLCTELTAYIKLYFKVPDMTLSGCCVDQHSVQVYSSAKPRIVTSRELQSKEYFIWNSTGTAPVASGQMML from the exons ATGAGTGTGCGTGCTTTGTGGATTATTTCTCACGAGAATAAGGGAGAAAATGTGTCAATACGCTTTACAAG GAGGTTTGCTACTGTGGAGCACCGTGCAAAGATCCTGGCAGGTTCCTCATATAGAGCAGTCCCAGAAGACAACACTGTGCTGCAGCTCCTGCTCACTGAGTTGGGGCTTTCAGAGTCAGACAAATCCTATGTAGCTCTCAGAGATGATTGCCTTCATCGTCAGCGACTACCAGCCCTGGAGCTGCGGGTAGATGGTCCTGGAAAGGGATTTCTTTGGCCAGTGTTGGTCATCTCCCACGGGCCTCTTACCCTAGCTTGCCTGCCTTTAGTGGATGTCCCTGCAGAGCCACGGCCACCCCTTGCCAGCCTGCTGTCTGTCTCCCAGGGCCTCACACTCTTGGCAGGTCTGCAGACTTTTCTCCTCGGCTCAGGGGGTAAGCCTGATAGCGAGGGGCTGGCCTCTCGCCTGGCGATGCTGCCCTCTGTACTCTTGCAGGTTTGTCCACTTGGCACACCCCTGGATGTTCCACTACTGGGGGCACCTGCTACACCCACAGTGCCCACTCCTGCGGGGAACCAGAAGCAGCCAGCCTGGAAGACGGGGCTCCACCGCGGTCGAGCTGTGGTGAACGTAGCACTGATAGAAACAGTGCGCTCCATGCAGTATGGTAACCGGAGCAGACAGGACCTGTGGGATGTTTATGGCACTGTGACATGCAAA TGTGAAGTGGAAGGGGTGCTCCCAAATGTAACAGTGACCCTCACACTGCCACCAAATGGTTCTCCACTACAGGACATCCTGGTCCATCCTTGTGTCACCTCACTGGATTCTAGTATCCTGACTGCCAGCAGTGTGGATAACTGTGATGGCTCAGCTTTCTCTGGGCCATATAaattccccttctctcctcctctggagCCTTTCAGACTATGCAGCTATACATCTCAG GTCCCCGTTCCACCTATCCTTGGTTCGTATCAACTGAGGGAAGAAGAGAACCAGCTGCGTGTGTCAGTAACCCTTAAACTTCATGAGAGTGTGAAGAACAGCTTTGAATACTGTGAAGCACACCTGCCATTCTTTAACAG GGATCAGATGGGTGTTGTGGATGTAAAGGTGAGCGCCGGACAACTGGACGTTTCAAAGGAGAAGAACCTGTTGGTCTGGGGCCTGG GACAAAAGTTCCCTAAATGTCGTGAGGTCACAATGGAGGGCAAGATCAGCTTTTCTGGGCCGACACCAGGACCTACTGACCCCCTCTGCACAGAACTTACAGCCTATATCAAA TTGTATTTCAAAGTGCCTGACATGACGCTCTCTGGGTGCTGTGTGGACCAGCATTCAGTGCAGGTTTATTCCTCTGCCA